One window of the Colletotrichum destructivum chromosome 6, complete sequence genome contains the following:
- a CDS encoding Putative FAD-binding domain, FAD/NAD(P)-binding domain superfamily, translating into MEPVTQDAAPLSVAIVGGGIVGFILAAGLHKRNIKVQIYEQSRGPREIGAGVAFTGAAQKCMRMMDPAILEALYGSGSMPLSDCGGHDFLRWLDGYTQPNKDEPYYEIPLCALDAGPRGFEGVRRDMLLESLVKLLPSEAVSWKKRLVAIEEAEPGAKLTLKFADGHVAHADAVIGCDGIKSRVRELILGEGNPASYPHFAHKVAYRCLLPYDACHKILGDWKGRNFHMHIGPNAHIIHYPVANQTLMNFVAFVSDDSEWSDWQQMVGTGSRKDVEKAFTGWNQTVSDLVALLPDDMIKWALFDSWDYPAPYYNKGRIVLAGDAAHASSPHHGTGASCGIEDALSLSVLLDQVAKTVARDGVSARHEALETAFDVFDKTRRTRTQWLVNSSRRVIDLFHQEDWAVPEKRVKAETCFEELKDRSFKLWHFDPENMVKTTIEEYTKRVGATK; encoded by the exons ATGGAACCCGTCACCCAAGACGCCGCCCCTCTttccgtcgccatcgtcggtGGGGGCATCGTGGGCTTCATCCTCGCAGCTGGGCTTCACAAGCGCAACATCAAAGTCCAGATTTACGAGCAGTCCCGCGGTCCGCGTGAGATCGGGGCTGGTGTGGCATTCACAGGCGCCGCCCAAAAGTGCATGCGGATGATGGACCCCGCCATTCTCGAGGCCCTGTATGGCAGCGGCTCGATGCCACTCAGTGACTGCGGCGGCCATGACTTCTTGCGCTGGCTCGACGGTTACACGCAGCCTAACAAAGACGAGCCATACTACGAGATTCCTCTCTGCGCGCTTGATGCAGGCCCGAGGGGATTCGAGGGCGTCAGGAGAGACATGCTTCTCGAGTCTCTCGTCAAGCTTCTGCCTTCTGAAGCTGTTTCCTGGAAGAAacgcctcgtcgccatcgaggaaGCGGAACCAGGAGCCAAACTCACGCTCAAATTTGCGGACGGCCACGTGGCCCACGCTGATGCAG TCATCGGCTGCGATGGGATCAAATCACGGGTCCGCGAACTGATACTGGGAGAGGGAAACCCCGCCTCCTATCCGCACTTTGCGCACAAAGTAGCGTACCGCTGCCTCTTGCCCTATGACGCCTGTCACAAGATCCTCGGCGACTGGAAAGGGCGTAACTTCCACATGCACATCGGCCCCAACGCGCACATCATCCACTACCCCGTCGCCAACCAGACGCTGATGAACTTTGTGGCTTTCGTCAGCGACGACAGCGAGTGGTCGGACTGGCAGCAGATGGTGGGCACAGGCTCGCGCAAGGATGTCGAAAAGGCGTTCACCGGCTGGAACCAGACCGTTAGCGACCTTGTGGCTCTGCTGCCGGACGACATGATCAAGTGGGCGTTGTTCGATTCCTGGGACTATCCCGCGCCTTACTACAACAAGGGCAGGATAGTCTTGGCTGGCGATGCCGCGCACGCGAGCAGCCCCCACCACGGCACCGGGGCAAGCTGCGGCATTGAGGATGCTCTGTCCCTGAGTGTCCTTCTCGACCAAGTCGCCAAGACGGTGGCAAGAGACGGCGTATCGGCAAGGCACGAGGCGCTGGAGACGGCGTTTGATGTGTTCGACAAGACTAGACGCACCAGAACACAGTGGTTGGTCAACAGCAGCCGCAGGGTCATTGATCTTTTCCACCAGGAGGATTGGGCGGTCCCCGAGAAGCGTGTCAAAGCCGAGACGTGCTTTGAGGAGCTGAAAGATCGGTCGTTCAAGCTATGGCACTTTGACCCGGAGAACATGGTCAAGACGACCATCGAGGAATACACCAAGCGCGTAGGAGCCACTAAGTAG
- a CDS encoding Putative major facilitator superfamily, MFS transporter superfamily: protein MSLSPIHLTEKDTNVEPKRTDSSPPGDLVQHQAAALDPEATPTPEPAAKPDGGFVAWMQVVGGFLLFFNSWGILSAFGVFQTTYESGTLFKQSSSNISWIGAIQYCIAMMTGFWAGPVYDRGYMRVLLVIGTVCVVVGHVLLSFCHPYWEVLLAEGFLIGTGAGCLFLVCISTLPQYFDKNLGLAAGIASSGSSFGGLVYPVALYHLVDHVGFSWAVRVVGLIALATLMVPLFAMKARGKPGRPRSFVDWEAFKDARYMTFVAGTMCGSASVLILNTYISYFGKNEQLLDGPMSFYIVSVFNAASCAGRILPNFISDTLGPFNILAPFMFITGAAALCMTAVHSEGAIIAMAVVLGFLSGVFPSMPPVCFARLTKDKSKIGTRMGMGYSMSSLGYLAGAPGAGAILGSVAPLQWTGLWVYCGMASFASGLIYAAIRISNTGWKIRIKA, encoded by the coding sequence ATGTCACTTTCCCCAATTCATCTCACGGAAAAAGACACCAATGTCGAGCCCAAGCGAACGGACTCTTCGCCCCCAggcgacctcgtccagcACCAAGCCGCAGCATTGGACCCCGAAGCCACACCGACACCTGAGCCCGCTGCCAAACCAGATGGCGGTTTCGTTGCCTGGATGCAAGTCGTCGGCGGGTTCCTCTTGTTCTTCAACTCGTGGGGAATCCTCAGCGCATTTGGCGTCTTCCAGACAACATACGAATCCGGCACACTATTCAAGCAGAGCTCATCCAACATTTCTTGGATCGGGGCGATTCAATACTGCATTGCCATGATGACGGGCTTCTGGGCCGGCCCCGTCTACGACCGTGGCTATATGCGGGTGCTGCTGGTCATAGGCACCGTTTGTGTCGTTGTGGGACACGTACTTCTCAGCTTCTGCCATCCGTACTGGGAGGTACTCCTCGCCGAGGGTTTCTTGATCGGGACTGGAGCAGGCTGTCTTTTCCTTGTGTGCATCTCTACGCTTCCGCAGTACTTCGACAAGAATCTTGGGCTCGCGGCCGGAATTGCGTCATCGGGGTCTTCCTTTGGCGGGCTCGTCTACCCCGTCGCGCTCTATCATCTAGTCGACCACGTCGGGTTTTCCTGGGCTGTTCGAGTTGTTGGTCTCATCGCACTAGCGACTCTCATGGTGCCGCTATTCGCCATGAAGGCACGCGGAAAGCCAGGCAGGCCTCGGTCGTTTGTCGACTGGGAGGCCTTCAAAGACGCGCGTTACATGACATTTGTCGCCGGCACCATGTGTGGTTCTGCCAGCGTACTCATCCTCAACACGTATATCAGCTACTTCGGGAAGAACGAAcagctgctcgacggccCCATGAGCTTTTACATTGTGTCGGTGTTCAACGCTGCCTCGTGCGCGGGGCGAATCTTGCCGAACTTCATATCCGATACCCTCGGCCCGTTCAACATCCTCGCACCGTTTATGTTCATCACCGGAGCTGCGGCGCTGTGCATGACTGCTGTGCACAGTGAGGGTGCTATCATCGCCATGGCGGTCGTACTCGGCTTTCTCAGTGGTGTTTTCCCATCTATGCCTCCGGTTTGCTTCGCTCGCCTAACCAAAGACAAGAGCAAGATCGGTACACGCATGGGCATGGGGTATTCCATGTCAAGCCTGGGGTATTTGGCCGGGGCACCAGGTGCAGGAGCTATCCTCGGCTCCGTTGCGCCGTTACAGTGGACCGGATTATGGGTGTACTGCGGCATGGCTTCATTCGCCTCTGGGCTGATTTACGCCGCGATCCGCATTTCCAACACCGGGTGGAAAATCCGCATAAAGGCATGA
- a CDS encoding Putative oxoglutarate/iron-dependent dioxygenase, non-hem dioxygenase domain-containing protein produces MGSIDTKSSSRVIPTVDISAWLSPDSSAAAKRQVVNDMSDACSTYGFFYLVGHGISPEMQAKALEVDRLFFSLPKEKRMEVWIGKSLGKSFRGYEPAGMQTHHEGLLPDTKETFMVGREVSEDDPDCGSFSTGPNLWPTSLPDEQFRIPIMEYQAKMLDLVSILLKILAQGLPKAWNCPPDVFDSLVVEPSIPMRFLHYAAQPQVPDNQYGVADHTDFGCVSVLLQEPGTRGLEVWYPPIEDWVPVPVKENAYVINMGDMMQKYTAGFYRSARHRVLTSPDKERYSVAFFLNGNLKLRCEPLDGSQGETYVGDHIRQRLIETMGKAGKVLQ; encoded by the exons ATGGGCAGCATCGATACCAAGAGCTCCTCGCGGGTGATCCCGACGGTCGACATCAGCGCCTGGCTGTCTCCGGATTCCTCGGCCGCAGCGAAACGGCAGGTGGTCAACGACATGAGTGATGCTTGCAGCACATACGGCTTCTTCtacctcgtcggccacggcATCAGCCCCGAAATGCAAGCCAAAGCTCTTGAAGTCGATCGCCtattcttctccttgcccaAGGAGAAGCGTATGGAGGTGTGGATTGGCAAGTCTCTGGGCAAATCGTTCAGAGGATACGAGCCGGCTGGGATGCAGACACACCACGAGGGTCTCCTCCCAGATACTAAAGAG ACTTTCATGGTTGGCAGAGAAGTGTCTGAAGATGACCCAGACTGCGGTTCGTTCTCCACTGGCCCCAACCTCTGGCCGACATCTTTGCCTGATGAGCAATTCCGTATCCCTATAATGGAATACCAAGCCAAGatgctcgacctcgtcagCATCTTACTCAAAATCCTTGCGCAGGGTCTACCCAAAGCCTGGAATTGCCCACCAGACGTCTTTGATagtctcgtcgtcgagcccTCGATCCCCATGCGATTTCTTCACTATGCAGCTCAGCCCCAGGTCCCCGACAACCAGTACGGCGTTGCCGACCACACCGACTTTGGCTGTGTTtcggtgctgctgcaggaACCGGGCACGAGAGGCCTTGAGGTTTGGTACCCGCCCATAGAAGACTGGGTGCCGGTTCCTGTGAAGGAAAACGCCTATGTCATCAACATGGGGGACATGATGCAGAAGTACACCGCCGGCTTTTACCGCAGTGCGCGCCACCGAGTGCTTACAAGCCCAGACAAGGAGAGATACAGTGTTGCCTTCTTCCTGAATGGGAATTTGAAACTAAGGTGTGAGCCACTTGATGGGTCTCAGGGAGAGACGTATGTTGGAGACCATATTCGGCAGAGGTTGATTGAGACCATGGGCAAAGCTGGCAAGGTGCTCCAGTAA